The following are encoded in a window of Providencia rettgeri genomic DNA:
- the rdgB gene encoding RdgB/HAM1 family non-canonical purine NTP pyrophosphatase — protein MQKVVLATGNPGKVNELADLLRDFGMDIVAQTSLGVESAEETGLTFIENAILKARHAAAQTGLPAIADDSGISVDALGGAPGIYSARYAGEDATDEQNLVKLLDAMKDVPDGQRQAQFNCVLVYLRHAEDPTPLVFHGRWHGIITRERKGQGGFGYDPIFYVPELGCTSAQLSKAEKQAVSHRGKALAMMLDALKDG, from the coding sequence ATGCAAAAAGTTGTTTTAGCCACCGGTAATCCCGGCAAGGTAAATGAGTTAGCTGACCTACTCCGCGATTTCGGCATGGATATCGTTGCACAAACGTCATTGGGCGTTGAGTCCGCAGAAGAGACTGGTTTAACCTTTATTGAAAATGCGATCCTAAAAGCTCGACACGCTGCGGCACAAACGGGTTTACCTGCGATCGCCGATGATTCAGGGATCTCAGTTGATGCGCTTGGTGGCGCGCCGGGGATCTACTCGGCACGCTATGCAGGGGAAGATGCAACGGACGAGCAAAACCTCGTTAAACTATTGGATGCAATGAAAGATGTGCCTGATGGTCAGCGTCAGGCACAATTTAACTGCGTGTTGGTTTATCTGCGCCATGCCGAAGATCCTACGCCACTGGTCTTTCACGGCCGTTGGCACGGCATTATCACTCGTGAACGTAAAGGACAAGGGGGTTTCGGTTACGACCCTATCTTTTACGTGCCAGAACTCGGTTGTACTTCCGCCCAATTAAGTAAAGCAGAAAAACAAGCTGT
- a CDS encoding YggT family protein — protein MKTLVFVVTTLIQLYIFVLLLRVWMQCVRADFYNPFSKFVVKATQPIVAPLRRVIPAIGSIDSASVVVAFVLAIAAIIFGMWVTNLLPILGVTILPMGIILLLTYAGKLVFWMILIRAILSWVSQGRNPVDYLLYQLTEPLMAPIRRIIPAMGGLDFSAMIVMFILIALNYLRVDISLMIDPSLTAMMYSIGIM, from the coding sequence ATGAAGACTTTAGTATTTGTCGTTACTACTTTGATCCAACTGTATATTTTTGTGTTACTGCTCCGCGTTTGGATGCAGTGTGTCCGTGCAGATTTCTATAATCCATTTTCCAAGTTTGTGGTAAAAGCCACACAGCCTATCGTGGCACCTCTGCGCCGTGTGATCCCAGCAATCGGCTCAATTGATAGCGCATCCGTTGTTGTTGCCTTCGTTTTAGCCATTGCAGCGATTATTTTTGGCATGTGGGTAACCAACTTACTGCCTATCTTAGGCGTGACTATTCTACCAATGGGGATCATCTTACTGCTAACATACGCTGGTAAATTGGTTTTTTGGATGATATTGATCCGCGCAATCCTCAGTTGGGTCAGCCAAGGCCGTAATCCTGTTGACTATTTATTATACCAATTAACTGAGCCATTAATGGCACCAATTCGCCGTATTATCCCCGCAATGGGAGGCTTAGATTTCTCCGCAATGATTGTGATGTTTATCTTAATTGCCTTGAATTATTTACGTGTGGATATTTCCCTGATGATTGACCCATCATTGACCGCGATGATGTATTCCATTGGTATTATGTAA
- the proC gene encoding pyrroline-5-carboxylate reductase: protein MQHRKIAFIGAGNMAHAIIAGLVSHGYPASMITVCSPTPVRRDKIASQYGVISSDDNLAAVKHADVIVLAVKPQMMKEVCEPLKNATDFDKKLVLTIAAGIPAERYNDYFSHQLNLVRIMPNTPSLVGKGVSGLFAQAKVTEQDKQFAQQLMQSVGSTIWCQKEQEINNIIAITGSSPAYFFLFMEAMQQKAEQLGYDAVQARELVLNAIEGSVELAKSQHDTAFSTLREQVTSKGGTTAMALEQFYNENLPQTVANAMQSAINRAEEMEKLF from the coding sequence ATGCAACACCGTAAAATTGCTTTCATCGGAGCTGGGAATATGGCTCACGCAATCATCGCAGGGCTCGTTAGCCACGGTTACCCCGCATCGATGATCACTGTTTGTTCTCCAACGCCAGTACGCCGAGATAAAATTGCCTCACAATATGGCGTTATTAGCAGTGATGATAACCTTGCAGCAGTTAAGCACGCAGATGTCATTGTGCTAGCGGTTAAACCACAAATGATGAAAGAAGTTTGTGAGCCACTGAAAAATGCGACTGATTTTGATAAAAAGTTAGTGCTAACTATAGCTGCTGGCATTCCCGCAGAACGCTATAACGACTATTTTTCCCATCAATTGAATTTAGTGCGCATCATGCCAAACACCCCTTCTTTGGTTGGTAAAGGTGTTAGCGGGTTATTTGCGCAAGCCAAAGTGACTGAGCAAGATAAACAATTCGCACAACAATTGATGCAAAGTGTAGGTTCGACAATTTGGTGCCAAAAAGAGCAAGAAATCAATAATATCATCGCAATTACCGGGAGTTCACCTGCTTATTTCTTTTTGTTTATGGAAGCCATGCAACAAAAAGCAGAGCAACTCGGCTATGATGCCGTGCAAGCACGTGAATTAGTGCTCAATGCCATTGAAGGCTCCGTTGAACTGGCAAAATCCCAGCACGACACGGCTTTTTCAACCTTACGTGAACAAGTCACCTCTAAAGGCGGTACCACCGCGATGGCTTTAGAGCAATTTTACAATGAAAACCTTCCGCAAACTGTTGCTAACGCGATGCAAAGTGCCATCAACAGAGCAGAAGAAATGGAAAAACTTTTTTAA
- a CDS encoding YggS family pyridoxal phosphate-dependent enzyme, with amino-acid sequence MTIQNNISDVTARIQTAAEECHRSPQDITLLAVSKTKPCDAILEAIEAGQRQFGENYVQEGVEKIHYFSDRTDLVWHFIGPLQSNKSRLVAEHFDWFHTLDRVKIAQRLNDQRPSNKAPLNVLIQINISDENSKSGITLNDVEELAAQVVTMPNLVLRGLMTIPAPETDYNRQCETFHRMNNAFKQLQAIYPTVDTLSMGMTDDMRAAIHCGSTLVRIGTAIFGARQYHQ; translated from the coding sequence ATGACCATTCAAAATAATATCTCTGATGTTACCGCACGTATTCAAACTGCTGCTGAAGAATGTCATCGTTCACCACAGGACATTACACTGCTGGCGGTTAGTAAAACCAAGCCTTGCGACGCTATTTTAGAAGCCATCGAAGCGGGTCAGCGCCAATTCGGTGAAAACTACGTTCAAGAAGGCGTTGAAAAAATTCATTATTTTTCAGATAGAACTGACCTTGTTTGGCATTTTATCGGCCCACTGCAATCCAATAAAAGCCGTTTAGTTGCAGAGCATTTCGATTGGTTCCACACGCTAGACAGAGTCAAAATAGCTCAACGTCTAAATGACCAACGCCCTAGCAATAAAGCACCTCTAAACGTGCTCATCCAAATTAATATTAGCGATGAAAATAGCAAATCTGGCATTACATTAAACGATGTCGAGGAGCTCGCCGCTCAAGTTGTGACCATGCCAAACCTTGTTTTGCGGGGTTTGATGACAATCCCTGCGCCAGAAACAGACTATAACCGTCAGTGTGAAACATTTCATCGAATGAATAATGCCTTTAAGCAACTACAAGCCATTTACCCAACAGTCGACACCCTTTCGATGGGAATGACTGACGATATGCGTGCTGCTATTCACTGCGGCTCAACCCTTGTGCGGATAGGAACTGCGATTTTTGGCGCACGCCAATACCATCAATAA
- the ruvX gene encoding Holliday junction resolvase RuvX, with amino-acid sequence MSGRTLLAFDFGTKSIGVAIGQEITGTARPLTSLKASDGRPDWQQIEKLLKEWLPQLVIVGLPLNMDGTEQLVTSQARNFANRIHGRFGVKVELHDERLSTVEAKAGLFEQGGYRALSKGKVDSASAVVILESWFEQHS; translated from the coding sequence ATGTCAGGTAGAACACTATTAGCCTTTGATTTTGGAACTAAAAGTATTGGTGTTGCAATTGGACAAGAGATCACGGGTACTGCGCGCCCATTAACATCGCTGAAAGCAAGTGATGGACGCCCTGATTGGCAACAAATCGAAAAGTTACTTAAAGAATGGCTTCCTCAGTTGGTTATTGTTGGCCTTCCGCTTAATATGGATGGCACTGAGCAATTGGTCACAAGCCAAGCTCGCAATTTTGCAAATCGCATTCATGGCCGTTTTGGTGTCAAAGTCGAATTGCATGATGAACGGCTTTCTACCGTTGAGGCAAAAGCGGGATTATTTGAGCAAGGTGGCTACCGTGCACTTAGCAAAGGAAAAGTGGATTCAGCCTCCGCAGTGGTGATCCTTGAAAGTTGGTTTGAGCAACATAGTTAA
- a CDS encoding YqgE/AlgH family protein — protein MNLQNHFLIAMPSLIDPYFEQSVVYVCEHNEKGAMGLVINKPIDDFSVDTMLKKLEISVSDNVNKRNLQRPVIAGGPVAEEHGFILHTPISGFLSSLHLNDDVMVTTSKDILETLGSDQSPKNSLVALGYSSWEPGQLEREIMENSWLTVEASPELIFDTPINERWAAAANLLGVNIHTISMQAGHA, from the coding sequence TTGAATCTGCAAAACCATTTTCTTATTGCCATGCCATCCCTCATAGACCCTTATTTTGAGCAGTCTGTGGTTTATGTGTGTGAACATAATGAAAAAGGCGCAATGGGTTTGGTGATTAATAAACCCATTGATGACTTTTCAGTCGATACCATGCTGAAAAAGCTCGAAATTTCGGTATCCGATAATGTGAATAAGCGTAATTTGCAACGCCCTGTAATCGCTGGCGGACCGGTTGCGGAAGAACATGGTTTTATCTTACATACCCCCATTAGTGGCTTTTTATCTAGCTTGCATCTTAACGATGACGTGATGGTCACCACATCGAAAGATATTTTAGAAACACTCGGTAGTGACCAATCACCGAAAAATTCTTTAGTCGCATTAGGTTATTCCAGTTGGGAACCGGGGCAATTAGAGCGGGAAATTATGGAAAATAGCTGGTTGACAGTTGAAGCATCCCCTGAGCTGATTTTTGATACCCCAATTAATGAACGTTGGGCGGCTGCGGCAAACTTACTTGGCGTAAATATTCACACTATCTCCATGCAGGCGGGGCACGCATAA
- the gshB gene encoding glutathione synthase, translating into MIKLGIVMDPISSIKIKKDTSFAMMLEAQRRGYEIHYMEMNDLYLHQGEARAQTKIVTVEENPAKWYEFHSEQDIALGSLDAILMRKDPPFDTEFIYATYILERAEQAGSLIVNKPQSLRDCNEKLFTAWFPELTPDTLVTRSPQKLREFHQKHGDVIFKPLDGMGGASIFRLKQDDPNIGVIIETLTEHSSRYCMAQNFLPAIKDGDKRVLVVDGEPVPYCLARIPAQGETRGNLAAGGRGEARPLTESDWAIARAVAPTLKEKGLVFVGLDIIGDRLTEINVTSPTCAREIEAAFDISITGMLMDAIERRLKK; encoded by the coding sequence ATGATCAAGCTCGGTATAGTGATGGATCCTATTTCATCCATCAAAATCAAGAAAGACACCAGTTTTGCAATGATGTTGGAAGCTCAGCGTCGTGGTTATGAAATCCATTATATGGAAATGAATGACCTTTATTTACATCAAGGTGAAGCTCGTGCACAGACTAAAATCGTCACGGTCGAAGAAAATCCAGCCAAATGGTACGAATTCCATAGTGAACAAGATATCGCTCTCGGCTCCCTTGATGCTATTTTAATGCGCAAAGATCCGCCATTTGATACCGAGTTTATTTATGCAACCTATATCTTAGAACGCGCAGAACAAGCGGGTTCTCTCATTGTGAATAAACCACAAAGCCTCAGAGACTGTAATGAAAAATTATTTACCGCTTGGTTCCCTGAATTAACACCTGACACCTTAGTGACTCGCAGTCCGCAAAAGTTAAGAGAATTTCACCAAAAACATGGGGATGTTATTTTCAAGCCCCTTGATGGTATGGGGGGAGCATCGATTTTCCGTTTGAAACAAGATGACCCGAATATTGGTGTGATCATTGAGACTCTCACAGAGCACAGCTCACGCTACTGCATGGCACAAAACTTTTTGCCTGCCATCAAAGATGGCGATAAGCGCGTGTTAGTTGTTGATGGTGAACCAGTACCTTACTGTTTAGCACGCATCCCTGCACAAGGTGAAACTCGTGGTAATTTAGCCGCTGGTGGTCGCGGCGAAGCGCGCCCGTTAACAGAAAGTGATTGGGCAATTGCGCGCGCAGTCGCACCAACGCTGAAAGAAAAAGGCTTAGTATTCGTTGGGTTAGATATCATTGGAGATCGCCTGACTGAAATTAACGTCACCAGCCCAACCTGTGCTCGTGAAATCGAAGCGGCTTTCGATATTTCCATCACAGGTATGTTGATGGATGCCATTGAGCGTCGTTTGAAAAAATAA
- the rsmE gene encoding 16S rRNA (uracil(1498)-N(3))-methyltransferase, with protein sequence MRIPRIYHPEPIQTNTTISLGDDAANHVGRVLRMMIGQKLELFDGSNQTFSAEITAASKKHVQVYIESGKLDDRESPLDLHLGQVMSRGEKMEFTIQKSVELGVNTITPLISERCGVRLDGERLEKKRQQWQKIAIAACEQCGRNRLPEIRPVQSLEAWCAEDDGAFKVNLHPRATESINTLPTQLKKVRLLIGPEGGLSADEIAMTANYQFTDILLGPRVLRTETTALTAITALQVRLGDLG encoded by the coding sequence ATGCGCATTCCACGCATTTATCACCCTGAGCCAATACAAACCAATACAACCATTTCTCTTGGTGATGATGCCGCAAACCATGTAGGCAGAGTCCTTCGCATGATGATTGGCCAAAAGCTTGAGCTGTTTGATGGCAGCAACCAAACGTTTAGTGCTGAGATTACAGCAGCGTCGAAAAAGCATGTTCAGGTCTACATTGAAAGTGGCAAGCTTGATGATAGAGAATCCCCTCTTGACCTCCATTTAGGTCAGGTGATGTCTCGTGGGGAAAAAATGGAATTTACCATTCAAAAATCCGTCGAGTTAGGTGTTAATACGATTACACCTTTAATTTCAGAGCGTTGTGGTGTACGTCTTGATGGAGAGCGGCTAGAGAAAAAACGACAACAATGGCAAAAAATTGCCATTGCCGCTTGTGAGCAATGCGGCAGAAACCGCCTCCCCGAGATTCGTCCAGTACAAAGCCTTGAGGCTTGGTGTGCTGAGGATGATGGTGCATTCAAAGTAAATCTTCACCCAAGAGCGACAGAAAGTATCAATACGCTGCCGACTCAATTAAAAAAAGTAAGACTGTTGATTGGCCCAGAAGGCGGGCTTTCAGCGGATGAAATCGCCATGACAGCCAATTATCAATTTACCGATATACTGTTAGGCCCTAGAGTTCTTAGAACAGAAACGACTGCGCTAACCGCTATCACTGCACTGCAAGTGCGCTTAGGTGATCTGGGTTAA
- a CDS encoding prepilin peptidase, which translates to MFDFGYLALEKCIFIFNEIINFLLKLKAQWNCFYGELINIMVNKEVYLISTLLVLSVIINRKLLSYIPKKYFQLSPIDVSYFSLILIYSILGGSIFFTLDHLLVIFFLLLFLNFAILLLIIDYKIGYLPNVLTFPFLITGLLYQISVPAGNVVSAIYAIVVAYLSVFALTVVMEKIKKQPQMGRGDFKLIAACAAWLGVLNLPYFLGVAAALGLMHYSMSYWVLPRLKAINGKLHLMSGSCVNTGSPTIPFGPAILVSATIWLCLSLIQ; encoded by the coding sequence ATGTTTGATTTCGGGTACTTAGCGTTAGAAAAATGCATTTTTATATTTAATGAGATCATAAATTTTTTATTAAAACTGAAAGCACAATGGAATTGTTTTTATGGTGAACTGATTAATATCATGGTTAATAAGGAAGTTTATTTAATTTCAACGCTATTAGTTCTATCTGTAATTATTAATCGTAAGTTGTTGAGTTATATCCCTAAAAAGTATTTTCAATTATCTCCTATAGATGTCAGCTATTTTTCATTGATACTTATTTATTCAATATTGGGCGGGAGTATTTTTTTCACATTGGATCATTTGCTTGTTATTTTTTTCTTATTGCTATTTTTAAACTTCGCTATTTTATTATTGATTATAGATTATAAAATAGGGTATTTACCGAATGTATTAACATTTCCATTTTTAATCACGGGCTTACTATATCAAATCAGTGTACCAGCAGGGAATGTTGTCTCGGCGATTTATGCCATTGTAGTTGCTTACCTTAGTGTTTTTGCATTAACCGTTGTGATGGAAAAAATCAAAAAACAGCCACAAATGGGGCGAGGGGATTTTAAACTGATTGCTGCATGCGCAGCATGGCTAGGTGTGTTGAATTTACCCTATTTTTTGGGAGTAGCAGCAGCGCTAGGGCTAATGCACTACAGTATGAGTTATTGGGTATTGCCTAGATTAAAGGCGATTAATGGAAAATTGCATTTAATGAGTGGAAGTTGTGTGAATACGGGAAGCCCGACTATTCCTTTTGGGCCAGCAATCTTGGTTAGTGCAACTATTTGGCTGTGTTTATCACTTATTCAATAA
- a CDS encoding DsbA family protein has protein sequence MSNITLHYIYDPYCGWCYAAAPLIEVAAKHPNIHIEMHGGGMLAGRSRLHLDDDFRQHIIQSDKRIASMTGQVFSDDYLTMLHEPNLVMDSAIPQTAILAATKQGKGFEMLKAIQKAHYISGRHINDTSVLMDLAQSIGLDVAQYTTDYALCEQNETAAHIQDSQKLLGQSGASGFPTLLIQQNAQWLRVPLQNYLGATDKWQQFLDTMVKAVK, from the coding sequence ATGAGCAATATTACCCTACATTATATTTACGACCCTTATTGTGGTTGGTGTTATGCGGCAGCGCCACTGATTGAGGTTGCCGCAAAACACCCAAACATTCATATCGAAATGCATGGTGGTGGCATGTTAGCCGGTCGCTCTCGCCTGCATTTAGATGATGATTTCCGTCAACATATTATCCAATCAGATAAACGCATCGCATCAATGACAGGGCAAGTCTTTAGTGATGACTACCTCACAATGTTACATGAGCCTAATTTAGTGATGGACTCCGCAATACCGCAAACAGCGATATTGGCAGCAACAAAGCAAGGAAAAGGCTTTGAAATGCTAAAAGCCATTCAAAAAGCCCACTATATTTCAGGCCGCCATATTAACGATACATCTGTCCTTATGGATTTAGCGCAAAGCATTGGTCTGGATGTAGCGCAATATACCACTGATTATGCACTGTGCGAGCAAAATGAAACAGCAGCTCATATTCAAGACAGTCAAAAACTATTAGGGCAATCTGGCGCTTCTGGTTTTCCAACATTACTTATTCAACAAAACGCTCAATGGTTGCGAGTACCACTACAGAACTACCTTGGAGCAACAGATAAATGGCAACAATTCCTAGATACTATGGTAAAAGCCGTCAAGTAA
- a CDS encoding MBL fold metallo-hydrolase yields the protein MKFNLLAATTLFITTLNMAQAEKLTLDVYNPGLNSVFPVSSEIISGPTEVALIDAQFQNNDAQKLVDKIQKLNKKLTTIYISHSDPDYYFGLETVTKAFPEAKVIATAETVKAINATKDAKLAYWGSELKNQVPSYIVVPDVIKGNSFTVDGETLEIKGLDGTSADRTYVWIPSLKAVVGGVIVSDNIHVWVADTQTEGSRQNWQQTLESIKALKPDTVVPGHFTGTSKFDIGTVTFTQQYLNDFEAAMKVSKNADELINKMETQYPNLDEKSSLALSAKVVKGEMQWPQ from the coding sequence ATGAAATTCAACTTATTAGCAGCAACCACATTATTCATAACAACCCTGAATATGGCACAGGCCGAAAAGCTAACACTAGACGTATATAACCCAGGTCTTAACAGTGTTTTCCCTGTTTCATCTGAAATTATTAGCGGCCCAACAGAAGTGGCGCTCATCGATGCTCAGTTTCAAAATAATGATGCACAAAAGCTGGTCGATAAAATCCAAAAACTGAATAAAAAATTAACCACCATTTATATTAGCCATTCAGATCCTGATTATTATTTTGGTTTAGAGACAGTAACCAAAGCCTTCCCTGAGGCAAAAGTGATAGCAACAGCCGAAACAGTTAAAGCTATTAATGCAACTAAAGATGCCAAACTTGCCTATTGGGGAAGTGAATTAAAAAATCAAGTTCCAAGCTATATCGTTGTTCCTGACGTTATTAAAGGAAATAGCTTTACCGTCGATGGTGAAACGCTAGAAATCAAAGGACTAGATGGTACATCCGCGGATAGAACTTATGTATGGATCCCCTCCTTAAAAGCAGTTGTGGGAGGAGTCATCGTTTCGGATAATATTCATGTTTGGGTGGCAGATACGCAAACTGAAGGTTCACGCCAAAATTGGCAACAAACGTTAGAGAGTATTAAGGCGCTAAAACCCGATACCGTTGTACCTGGACATTTTACCGGCACTTCTAAATTTGATATTGGAACCGTCACATTTACTCAGCAATATTTAAATGACTTTGAAGCAGCAATGAAAGTAAGTAAAAATGCCGATGAGCTGATTAATAAAATGGAAACTCAATATCCTAATTTAGATGAAAAATCGAGCTTAGCACTAAGTGCCAAAGTGGTTAAAGGCGAAATGCAGTGGCCTCAATAA
- a CDS encoding LysR family transcriptional regulator, which translates to MDRLKAVEVFITIVESGSLSSAADKLDMSRAMVTRYLSEMEQWAGVRLLNRTTRRLSLTSAGEGVYQQSLQLNAISQTVPVQQEHDSQALSGLVRISCSQSIAQSALAIAITEFMQQYPNMTIDMQISNKSVNLIEERIDLAIRITNQLEPSLIARPLSTCYSVICASPRFLDGKKRPTKPADLALLDCLTYNFFGRSIWTFEKQGEQHTVLVDGRLSANESIFIAEATLKGAGISMQPYYSVAKYLDSGELIQLLPDYTPMPLGIYAVYTSRQKMPTSLRVVIDYLANWFSTSPHWLSLMQQGLR; encoded by the coding sequence ATGGATAGACTAAAAGCAGTAGAAGTGTTTATCACAATCGTGGAAAGTGGCAGTTTAAGCAGTGCGGCAGACAAATTAGATATGTCCCGTGCAATGGTAACGCGTTATTTATCCGAGATGGAGCAATGGGCGGGAGTACGGTTATTAAACCGTACAACAAGGCGACTTAGTTTAACCTCAGCAGGTGAAGGTGTTTACCAGCAATCGTTACAGCTAAACGCGATTTCCCAAACCGTGCCAGTTCAGCAAGAACATGATAGCCAAGCATTGTCAGGGCTTGTGCGTATCAGTTGCTCGCAATCTATAGCCCAAAGTGCACTCGCCATTGCAATCACTGAGTTTATGCAGCAGTACCCCAATATGACAATTGATATGCAGATCTCGAATAAATCAGTAAACCTTATTGAAGAGCGCATCGATTTAGCCATTCGTATCACGAACCAGTTAGAGCCGAGTTTAATTGCTAGGCCTCTTTCAACTTGCTATTCAGTAATTTGTGCGTCTCCGCGTTTTTTGGACGGAAAAAAACGACCAACGAAACCGGCAGATTTAGCATTACTGGACTGTTTAACGTATAACTTTTTTGGTCGTAGCATATGGACGTTTGAAAAACAGGGTGAGCAGCATACGGTGCTAGTGGATGGACGGCTGAGTGCTAATGAGTCGATTTTTATTGCCGAAGCGACCTTAAAAGGGGCAGGAATTTCTATGCAGCCTTACTATTCAGTTGCAAAGTATTTAGACTCAGGGGAACTTATCCAATTATTACCTGATTATACCCCGATGCCGTTAGGTATTTACGCGGTGTATACCAGCCGACAAAAAATGCCAACTTCATTACGTGTTGTGATTGATTATCTTGCCAACTGGTTTAGTACCTCACCGCATTGGTTATCACTGATGCAGCAAGGCCTGCGTTAA
- a CDS encoding LysR family transcriptional regulator: protein MQAISWRHIEIFRAVMTTPNLTEAAALLNTSQPTISRELARLEHLLQFKLFDRVKGRLHPTVQGLRFLEEVERSYYGLERIKNSAETIRRFEHAQISVTCLPAFAQSLLPSVCQSFMENYPDVSITVIPQESPVLEEWLSAQRYDFGLTEHQQMPPGTEQQTLGSLNEVCVLSAEHPLTHKKVLTPSDFHHQRFISLSLTDSYRQLIDSTFAEQKIDRKMVMETHSASSICAMALKGIGISIVNPLTALDFHQQSSGKLALRPLSFSIPFTVSLIKPIHRPSSQLTTIFTQHLKNQFNQIEQNLTQALLHQ from the coding sequence ATGCAAGCCATTTCATGGCGACATATTGAAATATTTCGTGCAGTGATGACCACCCCTAACTTAACGGAGGCCGCCGCATTACTGAATACATCACAGCCAACCATTAGCCGTGAGTTGGCTCGTCTTGAGCATCTATTACAATTTAAGCTTTTTGACCGAGTCAAAGGACGCTTGCACCCCACCGTGCAAGGGCTGCGATTTTTAGAAGAGGTCGAACGCTCTTATTACGGGTTAGAGCGCATCAAAAACTCAGCCGAAACGATCCGTCGTTTTGAACATGCTCAAATCTCAGTAACCTGCTTGCCAGCTTTCGCCCAATCTCTTTTACCATCCGTCTGCCAATCTTTTATGGAAAACTACCCCGATGTCAGTATTACGGTGATCCCTCAAGAGTCTCCTGTGCTTGAGGAATGGCTTTCTGCCCAGCGCTATGACTTTGGTTTAACCGAACATCAGCAGATGCCACCTGGTACTGAGCAACAAACACTGGGAAGTTTAAATGAAGTGTGTGTTTTATCCGCCGAGCACCCACTCACCCACAAAAAAGTGCTAACCCCCAGCGATTTTCACCACCAGCGTTTTATCAGCTTGTCTTTAACGGATAGTTATCGCCAATTAATTGACTCAACGTTTGCAGAGCAGAAAATTGACCGAAAAATGGTGATGGAAACACATTCCGCATCTTCTATTTGTGCTATGGCACTGAAAGGTATTGGAATATCGATAGTTAACCCTCTGACTGCTCTGGATTTCCATCAGCAATCTTCAGGTAAATTAGCATTGCGCCCATTAAGTTTTTCAATTCCTTTTACGGTGAGTTTAATTAAGCCTATTCACCGACCGTCATCACAACTCACAACCATTTTTACACAACACTTAAAGAACCAATTTAACCAAATTGAGCAAAATTTAACGCAGGCCTTGCTGCATCAGTGA